From one Peredibacter starrii genomic stretch:
- a CDS encoding CAP domain-containing protein translates to MKTTTLLLTTLLLVTACNKNPGEDSSSSDQTVVDETTAGSSSGSTGTTTGGTTGGSTTGTTTGGTTTPTQTWTEEFMDLINDHRQSLGLRALIHDPGMEKIAQTHSQNMANGTVAFGHTGFSSRCSQARAVLGGGNLCAENVAYGQKTPQAAFNAWMNSSGHRANIEQSRVTHTGFGYAKSASGTYYWTQIFLEL, encoded by the coding sequence ATGAAAACAACAACACTACTTCTCACGACACTTTTATTAGTCACAGCTTGTAACAAAAATCCTGGCGAGGACTCATCCTCATCTGACCAAACGGTAGTTGATGAAACGACTGCAGGATCTAGTAGTGGTTCAACCGGGACCACGACTGGAGGAACAACTGGGGGTTCAACCACCGGAACGACAACGGGCGGAACTACCACTCCGACCCAGACCTGGACCGAAGAATTCATGGACCTGATAAATGATCACCGTCAGAGTTTAGGTCTCCGGGCCTTAATTCATGACCCTGGAATGGAGAAAATCGCTCAGACCCACAGTCAGAACATGGCCAACGGGACAGTCGCCTTCGGACACACGGGATTCTCATCTCGTTGTAGTCAGGCCCGAGCGGTTCTAGGTGGTGGAAATCTTTGTGCTGAAAACGTGGCCTATGGCCAGAAGACTCCTCAGGCAGCTTTTAATGCCTGGATGAATTCTTCGGGGCACAGGGCCAATATTGAACAGTCTCGAGTGACTCACACTGGCTTTGGATATGCCAAAAGCGCCTCTGGGACCTATTACTGGACCCAGATTTTCCTAGAGCTATAA
- a CDS encoding VOC family protein, giving the protein METNVEPIPKGYHSLTPYLIVNDAKKAIQFYEKVFGAKELYRMDAPNGKIGHCEIEIGDSRFMLADEFPERGAVAPTQGGRAFSLVLYVPNVDEIFDEAIDNGGVIVHPVKDQFYGDRMGTFRDPFGHEWSVGTHVEDVSPEEMDKRSKEMFS; this is encoded by the coding sequence ATGGAAACAAATGTAGAGCCAATTCCTAAGGGGTATCACTCCTTAACTCCCTATCTCATTGTGAACGATGCCAAGAAGGCGATTCAATTTTATGAGAAAGTGTTCGGTGCCAAAGAACTTTATCGAATGGATGCACCGAATGGAAAAATCGGACACTGTGAAATTGAAATCGGTGATTCAAGATTCATGCTGGCCGATGAATTTCCAGAGCGGGGAGCAGTGGCACCAACTCAAGGTGGGCGAGCTTTCTCTTTAGTGCTTTATGTCCCGAATGTGGACGAAATCTTTGATGAGGCCATCGATAATGGCGGAGTCATTGTTCATCCTGTAAAGGACCAATTTTATGGAGACCGAATGGGAACTTTCCGTGATCCATTTGGACATGAATGGAGTGTGGGAACTCATGTAGAAGACGTATCCCCTGAAGAAATGGATAAACGATCTAAAGAAATGTTTAGCTAA
- the pip gene encoding prolyl aminopeptidase — translation MREFYPEIEAYQTGHLQVSDLHSIYYEQVGNPDGKPVVFVHGGPGGGVDPSMRRFFDPKVWRIVLFDQRGCGKSKPFSELKDNTTWDLVSDMEKLRMELNIEKWTVFGGSWGSTLALSYAINHANRVTGLILRGIFLLRKKEIDWFYQDGASYLFPDAWAKYLEPIPEVERHDLVTAFYKRLTSPVKEIRTTAAKAWSIWEGSTSKLFFDPKFVERFGGDEFADAFARIECHYFVNKGFFPEDGWILKNVDKIRHIPAWIVQGRYDVVCPATSAYELNQAWPESKLHIIPDAGHSASEPGIKSKLIEATDFFGTL, via the coding sequence ATGAGAGAGTTTTATCCTGAAATTGAGGCCTATCAAACGGGCCATTTACAAGTGAGTGATCTGCACTCGATTTATTATGAGCAAGTGGGAAATCCTGACGGAAAACCGGTCGTGTTTGTTCACGGAGGGCCAGGCGGCGGTGTTGATCCATCGATGAGAAGATTCTTTGATCCAAAGGTTTGGAGAATTGTTCTTTTTGATCAACGTGGTTGCGGAAAATCAAAACCATTCTCAGAATTAAAAGATAACACCACATGGGACCTTGTAAGTGATATGGAAAAGCTTCGTATGGAGCTTAATATCGAGAAGTGGACGGTATTTGGCGGATCATGGGGGTCGACCCTGGCCCTTTCCTATGCCATCAATCACGCTAATCGTGTAACGGGACTTATCCTGCGAGGAATTTTCCTTCTTCGTAAAAAAGAAATCGATTGGTTTTACCAGGATGGCGCGAGCTACTTATTCCCAGATGCCTGGGCAAAATATCTGGAGCCAATTCCTGAAGTGGAAAGACACGATCTGGTGACTGCATTTTATAAACGTTTAACTTCACCAGTTAAAGAAATCAGAACGACTGCCGCCAAGGCATGGTCTATCTGGGAAGGCTCGACGTCGAAGCTTTTCTTTGATCCGAAATTTGTAGAGCGTTTTGGTGGAGATGAATTCGCGGATGCTTTCGCCCGTATTGAGTGTCATTATTTCGTGAATAAAGGTTTTTTCCCTGAAGACGGATGGATTCTCAAGAACGTCGATAAAATCCGTCATATCCCGGCTTGGATTGTTCAGGGACGCTATGATGTGGTTTGCCCTGCGACTTCGGCCTATGAACTTAATCAGGCCTGGCCTGAGTCTAAACTTCATATCATTCCGGACGCGGGCCACTCGGCCTCAGAACCTGGGATCAAATCGAAGTTAATTGAAGCGACAGATTTTTTCGGAACGCTATAA
- a CDS encoding extracellular catalytic domain type 2 short-chain-length polyhydroxyalkanoate depolymerase, protein MKWLLPLTLLPLTAFASSKITVSGISSGAYMAQQFHTAFSSDVSGVGIVAGGPYYCAGGQAMLAMNRCMNTKMGSPIPEQSVYAAKILAMSGLIDPVSNVANSRVYVFSGRNDQTVFPMVADAAVETYRLWGVNPRNIRYENKMNAGHTFPTVGFGNNCEASEVPFISKCGKDVAGEILNHVIGPLHRKTAPRSNRFFTINQLAGMYSAEVAIANMGRKAYAYVPDGCEYPDANGCHVHVAFHGCKQTLDDIKTTFIKEAGYNAWAESNRIVVVYPQAVKSPMTNPNGCWDWWGYAGQFYHTQQGVQLKQVYKMIKNIKEGRLKLEPVGI, encoded by the coding sequence ATGAAATGGCTGCTCCCTCTCACACTTCTTCCTCTCACAGCTTTTGCAAGTTCTAAAATCACTGTCTCGGGCATTTCCTCTGGCGCCTATATGGCCCAGCAGTTTCACACTGCCTTTTCATCTGATGTTTCCGGAGTCGGGATTGTGGCCGGAGGCCCCTATTACTGCGCCGGTGGACAGGCGATGCTGGCGATGAATCGTTGTATGAACACAAAAATGGGTTCACCGATCCCCGAACAATCTGTTTACGCCGCAAAGATCCTTGCGATGAGTGGTCTGATTGATCCAGTTAGTAATGTTGCTAATTCTCGGGTGTATGTATTCTCGGGCAGAAATGATCAAACGGTTTTCCCGATGGTCGCAGATGCGGCGGTTGAGACTTATCGCCTCTGGGGAGTGAATCCTCGTAACATTCGATATGAAAATAAGATGAACGCCGGTCACACTTTTCCTACAGTGGGGTTCGGGAACAACTGTGAGGCGAGTGAAGTTCCTTTTATTTCAAAGTGTGGAAAGGACGTAGCAGGAGAAATCCTGAATCATGTGATTGGCCCCTTACACCGTAAGACCGCTCCCAGATCCAATCGCTTTTTTACCATTAATCAATTAGCGGGAATGTATTCAGCTGAGGTCGCGATTGCGAATATGGGCCGGAAGGCCTATGCCTATGTTCCGGATGGCTGTGAATACCCGGATGCTAATGGCTGTCACGTGCATGTGGCCTTCCACGGCTGTAAACAGACCCTGGATGATATTAAAACGACTTTCATCAAAGAGGCGGGGTACAACGCCTGGGCCGAATCAAATCGCATTGTGGTGGTTTATCCGCAGGCAGTGAAGAGTCCTATGACCAATCCGAATGGTTGTTGGGACTGGTGGGGTTATGCGGGTCAGTTTTACCACACTCAACAAGGTGTTCAGTTAAAACAGGTCTACAAGATGATTAAAAATATCAAGGAAGGAAGATTAAAGCTTGAGCCGGTGGGAATTTAA
- a CDS encoding DUF4126 domain-containing protein, whose protein sequence is MEYLNTTNIISFLIGISLAACAGFRIFVPLLISSIAFKMGWISPIESLKWLGSTEALIIFAVAAIFESLAFMIPWLDHAFDVMAAPLAAVAGMVLASAVMKDMPPSLQIGLGIIAGGGTAGMVHATSSLLRLGSTKMTGGLGNPIFAKIETLISGIGSLLAIFLPIIMILGLVLFFGGAYWILKKTILRSKPSDTPNFKN, encoded by the coding sequence ATGGAATATTTAAACACCACAAACATTATTAGTTTTCTCATTGGGATTTCTCTCGCCGCCTGTGCTGGTTTTCGTATTTTTGTTCCCTTACTCATAAGTTCGATTGCATTTAAAATGGGTTGGATTTCACCAATTGAAAGTCTCAAATGGTTGGGGTCAACTGAGGCCCTAATTATTTTTGCCGTTGCCGCAATTTTTGAATCTCTGGCCTTTATGATTCCCTGGCTTGATCACGCTTTTGATGTCATGGCCGCACCTCTGGCCGCTGTGGCCGGAATGGTCCTTGCCTCGGCAGTGATGAAAGATATGCCTCCCTCGCTTCAGATTGGTTTGGGTATTATTGCTGGTGGTGGAACCGCGGGAATGGTGCATGCAACGAGTTCTCTTCTTCGTTTGGGATCAACCAAAATGACGGGAGGATTGGGAAACCCCATCTTTGCTAAAATAGAAACTCTTATCTCAGGTATCGGCTCACTTCTGGCAATCTTTCTTCCTATCATTATGATTCTAGGATTAGTGCTCTTCTTCGGAGGGGCCTACTGGATTTTGAAGAAGACCATTCTTAGAAGTAAACCTTCAGACACACCAAATTTTAAAAACTGA
- a CDS encoding S28 family serine protease, which yields MSFKFLALGLTLVASVNALAVNHGHFFHKQSLLMQSNSPEGAHLKLRADGTMRSEEVGFYNQKLDHRNPNSPIFKQRFFVDSKYASGPDAPVFLIICGEWNCGGTGSSSFVESMAKNMKGHLVSLEHRFYGESLPTANLTAQNLQHLSLEAALMDLATFQQDLMKTRGWTGKWIVTGGSYAGTLAAFYRLKFPTLAAGALASSAPVLMKNRFSEYDAHIASVINKTTCGDKVREAVKLIEDKLETPEGTNEVKTLFKATNVVNNKDFLYVVADMLAAAVQYGRDKVFCQALTSNSDLIQGYAKGGLAVLTSMGSTPFEISLAVAERENVTADDNMRQWMWQSCRQFGWFQVANGTGNGTSRSSQIDLAYHQEVCARLYKQPMTANESLNRSYYNQLFSPVMNNIIFTNGSNDPWLTLSVTERTTQRNPGFDLFMIQGAAHCDDLRLSMNNPAMMSAQAEIVKVVTEWLK from the coding sequence ATGTCTTTTAAATTTCTTGCACTTGGACTGACTCTCGTGGCATCAGTCAACGCTCTGGCCGTTAACCACGGACATTTCTTTCATAAACAATCGCTTCTCATGCAATCAAACTCACCTGAAGGCGCTCACCTAAAACTACGCGCTGATGGAACAATGAGATCTGAGGAAGTTGGTTTTTATAATCAAAAACTTGATCACAGAAACCCAAATTCACCTATTTTTAAGCAGCGTTTTTTCGTTGATTCAAAATATGCTTCTGGCCCAGATGCTCCGGTTTTCCTCATCATCTGTGGAGAGTGGAACTGTGGCGGTACAGGTTCTTCTTCATTTGTAGAAAGCATGGCCAAAAATATGAAAGGTCACTTGGTGTCTCTTGAGCACCGTTTTTATGGTGAGTCTCTTCCAACCGCTAACCTTACGGCCCAGAATCTTCAGCACCTAAGTTTAGAAGCTGCCCTTATGGACCTTGCAACTTTCCAGCAAGATCTTATGAAAACCCGGGGCTGGACAGGTAAGTGGATTGTTACTGGTGGTTCATACGCTGGTACTCTTGCTGCCTTCTACCGTTTAAAATTCCCGACTCTTGCTGCTGGCGCATTGGCATCTTCAGCTCCGGTTCTGATGAAGAATCGTTTCTCTGAATACGATGCTCACATCGCCTCAGTGATCAACAAGACAACGTGTGGTGATAAAGTTCGTGAAGCGGTTAAGCTTATCGAAGACAAACTAGAAACTCCGGAAGGTACAAACGAAGTTAAGACCCTTTTCAAGGCGACTAACGTTGTTAACAATAAAGATTTCCTTTATGTCGTAGCAGATATGCTGGCCGCAGCTGTTCAATATGGCCGCGACAAGGTCTTCTGCCAGGCCCTAACATCTAACTCAGACCTTATTCAGGGTTACGCCAAAGGCGGTCTAGCAGTTCTTACTTCAATGGGTTCTACTCCATTCGAGATTTCTCTGGCCGTAGCTGAGAGAGAAAACGTAACTGCCGACGATAATATGCGCCAGTGGATGTGGCAGAGCTGTCGTCAGTTCGGTTGGTTCCAGGTTGCCAACGGTACTGGAAATGGTACATCTCGTTCTTCGCAGATCGACCTTGCTTATCACCAGGAAGTTTGTGCTCGTCTGTATAAGCAACCAATGACTGCTAACGAGTCACTTAACCGTTCTTACTACAATCAACTATTCAGCCCTGTGATGAACAATATCATCTTCACTAACGGCTCAAATGATCCGTGGTTGACTCTTTCAGTAACTGAAAGAACAACTCAGAGAAACCCTGGCTTTGATCTATTTATGATTCAAGGGGCAGCTCACTGTGATGATTTACGTCTATCGATGAATAACCCGGCCATGATGAGTGCTCAGGCAGAAATCGTGAAGGTTGTTACTGAGTGGTTAAAGTAA